In a single window of the Planctomycetia bacterium genome:
- the icd gene encoding NADP-dependent isocitrate dehydrogenase, producing the protein MAGQKITMSGGKLNVPDHPVIPFIEGDGTGPDIWRASVKVFDAAVQKAYSGKRKIEWQEVYAGEKSFNMFKDKLGEAKAWLPDDTIKAFQEYLVGIKGPLTTPVGGGIRSLNVALRQMLDLYVCLRPVRYFKGVPSPVKQPELTDMVIFRENSEDIYAGIEFQQGTDDCTKFRKLLADNFPDRFKKVRFPDTTGFGIKPVSKEGTYRLVKAAIEYAISQGRKSLTLIHKGNIMKFTEGAFRDWGYALVKEKYGATDLDGGPWQVIKNGSRELIIKDVIADAFLQQILTRPAEYDVIATLNLNGDYISDALAACVGGIGIAPGGNVNYDTGHAVFEATHGTAPKYAGKDQVNPGSVILSGEMMLRYMGWNEAADLIIRGVEGAIAAKTVTYDFHRLMEGAKLLKCSEFGDAVIGKMG; encoded by the coding sequence ATGGCAGGCCAGAAAATCACGATGAGCGGCGGCAAGCTGAACGTTCCGGACCATCCGGTCATTCCCTTCATCGAGGGCGACGGGACCGGGCCGGACATCTGGCGGGCCAGCGTGAAAGTCTTCGACGCCGCCGTGCAGAAGGCCTACTCGGGCAAGCGGAAGATCGAGTGGCAGGAAGTCTATGCCGGCGAAAAGTCCTTCAACATGTTCAAGGACAAGCTCGGCGAGGCAAAGGCATGGCTGCCCGATGACACCATCAAGGCATTCCAGGAATATCTCGTTGGCATCAAGGGGCCTCTCACGACGCCGGTCGGCGGCGGCATCCGTTCGCTGAACGTCGCGCTCCGCCAGATGCTCGATCTCTACGTCTGCCTCCGCCCGGTTCGTTACTTCAAGGGCGTGCCCAGTCCGGTCAAGCAGCCCGAGCTGACTGACATGGTCATCTTCCGCGAGAACAGCGAAGACATCTACGCGGGCATCGAGTTTCAGCAGGGGACCGACGATTGCACGAAGTTCCGCAAGCTCCTGGCTGATAACTTTCCCGACAGATTCAAGAAGGTGCGCTTCCCGGATACGACCGGGTTCGGCATCAAGCCGGTGAGTAAGGAAGGCACCTACCGCCTGGTCAAGGCGGCGATCGAGTACGCCATCTCCCAGGGTCGCAAGAGCCTGACCCTGATCCACAAAGGCAACATCATGAAGTTCACCGAGGGCGCGTTCCGCGATTGGGGATACGCCCTTGTGAAAGAGAAGTACGGCGCGACCGACCTCGACGGCGGTCCCTGGCAGGTCATCAAGAACGGCTCACGCGAACTGATCATCAAGGACGTGATTGCCGACGCATTCCTTCAACAGATTCTTACGCGGCCGGCGGAGTACGACGTGATCGCCACGCTCAATCTCAATGGCGACTACATCTCCGACGCCCTCGCGGCGTGCGTCGGCGGCATCGGCATCGCCCCCGGCGGAAATGTCAACTACGACACCGGCCACGCCGTTTTTGAGGCGACGCACGGCACGGCTCCGAAGTACGCCGGCAAGGACCAGGTGAACCCCGGCAGCGTCATCCTTTCAGGTGAGATGATGCTCCGCTACATGGGCTGGAACGAGGCGGCCGACCTCATCATCCGCGGCGTGGAAGGCGCCATCGCCGCGAAGACCGTCACCTATGACTTCCACCGGTTGATGGAAGGTGCCAAGCTGCTCAAGTGCAGCGAATTCGGCGACGCGGTGATCGGCAAGATGGGGTGA